From Brienomyrus brachyistius isolate T26 chromosome 18, BBRACH_0.4, whole genome shotgun sequence, one genomic window encodes:
- the zc4h2 gene encoding zinc finger C4H2 domain-containing protein isoform X1 yields MTDEQEIMCKLENIKEIRNKTIQMEKIKSRLKSEFEALESEEKHLKEYKQEMDLLLQEKMAHVEELRLIHADINVMENTIKQSENDLNKLLESTRRLHEEYKPLKEHVDALRMTLGLQRLPDLCEEEEKLSLDYFEKQKAEWQTEPQEPPIPESLAAAAAAAQQLQVARKQDARQTATFRQQPPPMKACLSCHQQIHRNAPICPLCKAKSRSRNPKKPKRKPDE; encoded by the exons ATGACGGATGAGCAGGAGATTATGTGTAAATTAGAAAACATTAAAGAGATAAG aaaCAAGACAATTCAAATGGAGAAGATAAAGTCCAGACTGAAGTCTGAATTTGAAGCGTTAGAGTCTGAGGAGAAGCATCTTAAGGAGTACAAACAGGAGATGGACCTCCTGCTGCAGGAGAAGATGGCCCATGTGGAAGAGCTAAGACTGATTCATGCAGACATCAATGTG aTGGAGAACACAATCAAGCAGTCAGAGAATGACCTGAACAAGTTACTGGAATCAACACGACGCCTTCATGAAGAGTACAAGCCCTTGAAAGAGCATGTGGATGCACTGAGGATGACGCTGGGCCTCCAGAGGCTGCCAGACCTGtgtgaagaggaggagaaactATCTTTGGA TTACTTTGAAAAGCAGAAAGCAGAGTGGCAGACAGAACCTCAAGAGCCCCCAATACCAGAGTCTCTTGCAGCTGCCGCAGCTGCTGCTCAGCAGCTTCAAGTTGCGAGGAAACAAGATGCCAGGCAGACAGCTACTTTCAGGCAGCAGCCTCCACCGATGAAG GCGTGTCTGTCTTGCCATCAGCAAATCCACAGGAATGCTCCAATATGCCCTCTTTGCAAAGCAAAGAGCCGTTCTAGAAACCCCAAGAAGCCAAAAAGGAAGCCGGATGAATGA
- the zc4h2 gene encoding zinc finger C4H2 domain-containing protein isoform X2, with protein sequence MTDEQEIMCKLENIKEIRNKTIQMEKIKSRLKSEFEALESEEKHLKEYKQEMDLLLQEKMAHVEELRLIHADINVMENTIKQSENDLNKLLESTRRLHEEYKPLKEHVDALRMTLGLQRLPDLCEEEEKLSLERVCLAISKSTGMLQYALFAKQRAVLETPRSQKGSRMNEETSHKISALATGTFCPTYLQSFRFCFFCNILIIF encoded by the exons ATGACGGATGAGCAGGAGATTATGTGTAAATTAGAAAACATTAAAGAGATAAG aaaCAAGACAATTCAAATGGAGAAGATAAAGTCCAGACTGAAGTCTGAATTTGAAGCGTTAGAGTCTGAGGAGAAGCATCTTAAGGAGTACAAACAGGAGATGGACCTCCTGCTGCAGGAGAAGATGGCCCATGTGGAAGAGCTAAGACTGATTCATGCAGACATCAATGTG aTGGAGAACACAATCAAGCAGTCAGAGAATGACCTGAACAAGTTACTGGAATCAACACGACGCCTTCATGAAGAGTACAAGCCCTTGAAAGAGCATGTGGATGCACTGAGGATGACGCTGGGCCTCCAGAGGCTGCCAGACCTGtgtgaagaggaggagaaactATCTTTGGA GCGTGTCTGTCTTGCCATCAGCAAATCCACAGGAATGCTCCAATATGCCCTCTTTGCAAAGCAAAGAGCCGTTCTAGAAACCCCAAGAAGCCAAAAAGGAAGCCGGATGAATGAGGAAACATCCCATAAAATTTCAGCTTTGGCTACTGGGACATTTTGTCCAACGTATTTGCAGTCGtttcgtttttgttttttttgtaacattctcataattttttaa